atattaaaatattaaaatattaaaatattaaaatattaaaatattaaaatattaaaatattaaaatattaaaatattaaaatattaaaatattaaaatattaaaatattaaaatattaaaatattaaaatattaaaatattaaaatattaaaatattaaaatattaaaatattaaaatattaaaatattaaaatattaaaatattaaaatattaaaatattaaaatattaaaatattaaaatattaaaatattaaaatattaaaatattaaaatattaaaatattaaaatattaaaatattaaaatattaaaatattaaaatattaaaatattaaaatattaaaatattaaaatattaaaatattaaaatattaaaatattaaaatattaaaatattaaaatattaaaatattaaaatattaaaatattaaaatattaaaatattaaaatattaaaatattaaaatattaaaatattaaaatattaaaatattaaaatattaaaatattaaaatattaaaatattaaaatattaaaatattaaaatattaaaatattaaaatattaaaatattaaaatattaaaatattaaatattaaaatattaaaatattaaaatattaaaatattaaaatattaaaatattaaaatattaaaatattaaaatattaaaatattaaaatattaaaatattaaaatattaaaatattaaaatattaaaatattaaaatattaaaatattaaaatattaaaatattaaaatattaaaatattaaaatattaaaatattaaaatattaaaatattaaaatattaaaatattaaaatattaaaatattaaaatattaaaatattaaaatattaaaatattaaaatattaaaatattaaaatattaaaatattaaaatattaaaatattaaaatattaaaatattaaaatattaaaatattaaaatatcaaaatattaaaatgttaaaatattgaaatattaaaatattaaaatattaaaatattaaaatattaaaatattaaaatattaaaatattaaaatattaaaatattaaaatattaaaatattaaaatattaaaatattaaaatattaaaatattaaaatattaaaatattaaaatattaaaatattaaaatattaaaataataaaatattaaaatattaaaatattaaaatattaaaatattaaaatattaaaatattaaaatattaaaatattaaaatattaaaatattaaaatattaaaatatttaaatattaaaatattaaaatattaaaatattaaaatattaaaatattaaaatattaaaatattaaaatattaaaatattaaaatattaaggctTTAACCCAAATCCCCAAATCCCACTTTCACTAATCCCATATCCCCGAttaatcatttccccgaaaattccactacactcaacccccggtggttggtcactttttcgtttgacacttttttagtttgtaccccgttggttggtcaaagtcaaactaaaaagtgacgaactgtcaattttacacggcgctcacgaacactatcaaaacaagcgtttggtagtgtgtgtgaaatccgtgtaaaaggggtgtcaaactaaaaagtgaccccgtttgtttgacaacagttagtgtcaaaccatcggggtttgagtgtaccccGAAAATCATTCTCCCGcaaattccatatccccgaatgtcatttacccgaatgcccattttactgaaatgtttaaacatttaaacatttaaacattaaaaaatttaaacattcaaacatttaaacatttaaacatttaaacatttaaacattgaaacatttaaacatttaaacatttaaacatttaaacatttaaacatttaaacatttaaacatttaaacatttaaacatttaaacatttaaacatttaaacatttaaacatttaaacatttaaacatttaaacatttaaacatttaaacatttaaacatttaatcatttaaacatttaaacatttaaacatttaaacatttaaacatttaaacatttaaacatttaaacatttaaacatttaaacatttaaacatttaaacatttaaacatttaaacatttaaacatttaaaaatttaaacatttaaacatttaaacatttaaacatttaaacatttaaacatttaaacatttaaacatttaaacatttaaacatttaaacatttaaacatttaaacatttaaacatttaaacatttaaacatttaaacatttaaacatttaaacatttaaacatttaaacatttaaacatttaaacatttaaacatttaaacatttaaacatttaaacatttaaacatttaaacatttaaacatttaaacatttaaacatttaaaaatttaaacatttaaacatttttattcaataattgaaacggcaaaaaatattaaagatcaCAAAACGAACACACCATGACAACTAAATTGGGCGACGCTCCCCTAACGAACTCACCATGACACCTAAACTGGGCGACGCTCCCCTAATGAACGTACCATGGCGAGCTCTCATTTGTTTTCAATCGTTCGcgtgttcgatcctgtttgTGTCGATTATGTTTGGCCCGAGGTTTAGCTGCTGTTTAATCGAAAAAGTGTTAGTGAAATCGCGTGTGCTCGTGAAAAAGGCAACATCCGGCGTTTGTCCAACACGGTCTTGGACAAATTTGCCGGGTGACCGAACCGGAACGGCTCTGGGATGGCGGAACTTTTTCATATTTGGGTGAGTATAAAGAGTTTTGTTGAACTTGGAGAGGGCGGAATCGCACCCGCAACAGCAGCAGGCAAATTTCCCAAGCTATTGGTTGATGCacaaagtgatttgtttaccttttttggtACTCTCCGCAAACTTCAAGGCAACAAAATTGTTGCCGGATCTTTTACGGGAGAGATCCGgagaaagatccggcagcaatttgttttgatttgaagttTGCTGAGGGTACGGacaagtttggttatgttcaaAAGAGAATGGTCAAGGTCAAGTTTGCGAGAGCAATGGTCTGAACAAACTGTGTGTGTTCCTCTTTTTTTACAGGGACTTCTTCTACCAGGCCCGGCGCCTGCTGCGGACACTTCCGGCCGGATTTGTTCAGGATGGTCGTTTCGTCTGGAGGCGAAAATCGTTAGGTAAGTTGTGTGTTGATGCTCAACGGTGAACGTCCAAACAACGGTCAAGGAAAAGGTCACGAAAAGAATTTTGTTGAGTGGTACGCAActgaaaaataacagaaacagaAAGTAGCGTTTGACGTTTATTGACACGGTGCctgtgttaaatttgttttgatgaataaataaaataatagaatttgcaaatttgaatgccactgataattacaaatgtttatataattttgtatttaatgAAAACATATAGAGCTGCTCATCAGACCGAATCTCAAAATGCTGAATCTTGGatggaaattaggcaattaggatattaggaaattaggaaattaggaaattaagaaattagcgaattaggaaattaggaaattaggaaattgggcaattaggaaattaggaaattaggaaattaggaaatcaggaaattaggaaattaagaaattaggaaataaggaaattaagagattgggaaattaggaaattaggaaattaggaaattaggaaattaggaaattaagaaattagcaaattaggaaattaggaaattaggaaattaggaaattgggcaattaggaaattaggaaattaggaaattaggaaataaggaaattaggaaattaggaaattaagaaattaagaaattaggaaattaggaaattcggaaattcggaaattcggaaataaggaaattcggaaattaggaaattcggaaattcgaaaattcggaaattaggaaattaggaaattagggaattaggaagttaggaaattaggaaatcaggaaattaggaaattaggaaattaggaaatcaggaaattaggaaatttggaaataaggcaattaggaaattcggatattaggaaattcagaaattcggaaattaggaaattaggaaataaggcaattaggaaattaggaaattaggaaattaggaaattaggaaataaggaaataaagaaaattaagaaattaggaaattaggaaattaggaaattaggaaattaggcaattaggaaattaggaaattagggaattaggaaattaggagattaggaaattaggaaattaggaaattaagaaattagggaattaggaaattcggaaattaggaaattatgaaattaggaaatcaggaaattaggaaattaggaaattaggatatcaggaaatttggaaattaggcaattaggaaatccggatattaggaaattcagaaattcggaaattaggaaattaggaaataaggcaattaggaaattaggaaattaggaaataaggaaataaggaaattaagaaattaggaaataaggaaattcggaaattaggaaattcggaaattcgaaaattcggaaattaggaaattaggaaattagggaattaggaagttaggaaattaggaaatcaggaaattaggaaattaggaaattaggaaatcaggaaattaggaaatttggaaataaggcaattaggaaattcggatattaggaaattaggaaattaggaaattaagaaattaagaaattaggaaattaggaaattcggaaattcggaaattcggaaataaggaaattcggaaattaggaaattcggaaattcgaaaattcggaaattaggaaattaggaaattagggaattaggaagttaggaaattaggaaatcaggaaattaggaaattaggaaattaggaaatcaggaaattaggaaatttggaaataaggcaattaggaaattcggatattaggaaattcagaaattcggaaattaggaaattaggaaataaggcaattaggaaattaggaaattaggaaattaggaaattaggaaataaggaaataaagaaaattaagaaattaggaaataaggaaattaggaaattaggcaattaggaaattaggaaattagggaattaggaaattaggagattaggaaataaggaaattaggaaattaagaaattagggaattaggaaattcggaaattaggaaattatgaaattaggaaatcaggaaattaggaaattaggaaattaggatatcaggaaatttggaaattaggcaattaggaaatccggatattaggaaattcagaaattcggaaattaggaaattaggaaataaggcaattaggaaattaggaaattaggaaataaggaaataaggaaattaagaaattaggaaataaggaaattaggaaattaggcaattaggaaattaggaaatttggagattaggaaattaggagattaggaaattaggaaataaggagattaggaaattaggaaattagataattaggaaattaggaaattaggaaattaggaaattaggaaataaggaaattaggcaattaggaaattaggaaattgggcaataaggaaattaggaaattgggcaattaggaaattaggaaataaggaaattaggaaataagaaaattaggaaattaggaaatgaggaaatcaggaaatcaggaaattaggaaatttggaaattaggcaattaggaaattcggaaattaggaaattaggaaatttagaaattagaaaattagaaaattagaaaattagaaaataagaaaattaggaaattaggaaattaggaaattaggaaattaggaaattaggagattaggaaattagaaaattaggaaattcggaaattgggcaa
This is a stretch of genomic DNA from Culex pipiens pallens isolate TS chromosome 1, TS_CPP_V2, whole genome shotgun sequence. It encodes these proteins:
- the LOC120425641 gene encoding uncharacterized protein LOC120425641; protein product: MTPKLGDAPLMNVPWRALICFQSFACSILFVSIMFGPRFSCCLIEKVLVKSRVLVKKATSGVCPTRSWTNLPGDRTGTALGWRNFFIFGDFFYQARRLLRTLPAGFVQDGRFVWRRKSLGANFTKDCASRLRECLSQLRSS